From one Perca flavescens isolate YP-PL-M2 chromosome 4, PFLA_1.0, whole genome shotgun sequence genomic stretch:
- the si:ch211-213o11.11 gene encoding probable G-protein coupled receptor, with protein MEENSSFLNPEYNDSTTVWAPIPSAPSRQLGTLPNPQTHFKDLTGIFFMVTLNVLALLSNTAVLVVVIKAPHLRKFAFVCHLCGVDLLCAILLMPLGIVSNSPYFAGVVFTVLECQVYIFLNVILIAASIFTITAISVERYYYIVHPMRYEVKMTLRLTSAVIVMVWVASAVLALSTVFGWPSYGSLSSISAAHCSLHWSHSDHRRVFSVFFSVTCFCLPAVVIFAVYCNVYKVARVAARQHGPLPLWTNSQVKHRSDSINSQTTIITTRNTPRRIMRDRPFGGGKAALTLVVIVGQFLICWLPYFAFHLHLTLDATPKIPDDLKETVTWLAYSSFAINPFFYGLLNRKIREELCKLRRCYSARPVELPVSSHEGSGHENFLQFLHRTSCTVETRASFTTSSMRSTLDQTGQTGFRIPGQIPEEFS; from the coding sequence ATGGAGGAAAACAGTTCATTTCTGAACCCTGAGTACAATGACAGCACCACTGTTTGGGCACCAATACCCTCAGCTCCCAGCAGACAACTGGGCACCCTTCCCAACCCGCAGACACACTTCAAGGACCTGACAGGGATATTTTTCATGGTGACCCTGAATGTTCTGGCACTTCTATCCAACACTGCTGTTCTGGTTGTTGTCATAAAAGCTCCTCATCTCAGGAAATTTGCCTTCGTGTGCCACCTGTGTGGAGTGGACCTGCTGTGTGCCATCTTGCTCATGCCTCTTGGTATTGTGTCCAACTCTCCATACTTTGCTGGTGTGGTGTTCACTGTACTGGAGTGTCAAGTTTACATCTTCCTCAATGTAATCCTCATAGCTGCCTCTATCTTCACCATCACAGCCATCAGTGTGGAACGTTACTACTATATTGTCCACCCCATGCGCTATGAGGTCAAGATGACCCTGAGGCTGACTTCAGccgtgatagtgatggtgtggGTGGCCTCTGCAGTGCTGGCGTTGTCTACTGTGTTTGGGTGGCCGTCTTACGGCAGCCTGAGCTCCATCAGTGCTGCACACTGCTCACTGCACTGGAGCCACAGTGACCACAGACGGGTCTTCTCTGTGTTCTTTAGTGTCACCTGTTTCTGCCTGCCTGCTGTTGTGATTTTTGCTGTCTACTGTAATGTGTACAAAGTGGCCCGTGTGGCTGCCCGCCAGCATGGACCTCTGCCCTTGTGGACAAACAGTCAAGTGAAGCATCGCTCTGACTCAATAAACAGCCAGACTACCATCATCACAACCCGCAACACCCCACGTAGGATTATGCGTGACCGGCCTTTTGGTGGAGGTAAAGCCGCTCTCACTCTGGTGGTTATTGTTGGCCAGTTTCTGATCTGCTGGCTGCCTTACTTTGCCTTTCACCTCCATCTGACTTTAGATGCAACTCCCAAGATTCCCGATGACCTGAAGGAAACAGTCACTTGGCTGGCATATTCCTCCTTTGCTATTAACCCATTTTTTTATGGGCTTCTTAACCGGAAGATCCGGGAGGAACTTTGTAAGCTGAGGCGCTGCTACTCAGCACGGCCAGTAGAGCTGCCCGTCTCCAGCCATGAGGGCTCAGGCCATGAGAATTTTCTGCAGTTCCTCCATAGGACCAGCTGCACAGTAGAGACACGTGCAAGTTTTACCACATCCAGTATGAGAAGCACTCTGGATCAAACTGGGCAGACTGGTTTCAGGATACCGGGACAGATCCCTGAAGAGTTCAGTTAG